From one Lycium ferocissimum isolate CSIRO_LF1 chromosome 7, AGI_CSIRO_Lferr_CH_V1, whole genome shotgun sequence genomic stretch:
- the LOC132062579 gene encoding ABC transporter G family member STR gives MAKFKRTDTNRSLESLLDLDKSAQLNKINGTNLARQPTRKLIPGHGLEFNNLSYSVTKKVQKDGVWINREAYLLNDISGQALRGEIMAIMGPSGAGKSTFLDAIAGRIARGSLEGTVRIDGKPVTTSYMKMISSYVMQDDQLFPMLTVFETFMFAAEVRLPPSISRAEKKKRVHELLEQLSLTSATHTYIGDEGRRGVSGGERRRVSIGIDIIHKPSLLFLDEPTSGLDSTSAFSVVEKVKDIAKSGSIILMTIHQPSFRIQMLLDRITVLARGRLVYLGSPTGVAAFLAGFARPVPDGENSLEYLLDVIKEYDESTVGLDPLVLYQRDGIKPDQAAKTPLRKPPKTPRTPYAKSPWTRHISLRSSHFSAGNVNSQRDRKDQSDSDVNNFGYDDEDDEEDFDNSLERKVPQTPMSMQSGIHPRLASHFYKDFSVWLYNGVKGTPRRPPTWNSHLGVKSSMSSGQFSMTQQTPSRVKTPAASAIFTPGREVIEYSSYNPSYEEVFEIEEILDEPIHRHKFANPWLREVAVLCWRTTLNVIRTPELFLSREIVLTVMGLVLSSFFQRLNHFDFKTINHLLNFYIFTICLVFFSSNDAVPTFIQERFIFIRETSHNAYRASSYVISSLIVYLPFFAIQGFTFAVITQYILRINSSILSFWLILYSSLITSNAYVMLVSALVPSYITGYAVVIATTALFFLTCGFFLKRTQIPLVWRWLHYISAIKYPFEALLINEFKGTKHCYNGDLADLSPGPLGDVKISQLHKDSVARGDLSQNCTLVGEDVLFSMDITKENIWLDIVILLAWGVLYRLFFYVVLRFYSKNERK, from the exons ATGGCAAAGTTTAAGCGAACAGACACCAACAGGAGCTTAGAGAGCTTGCTGGACTTGGATAAATCTGCACAGTTGAATAAGATTAATGGCACCAATTTGGCGAGGCAGCCAACGCGCAAACTAATTCCAGGACATGGTCTTGAGTTCAATAATCTGTCTTATAGTGTCACAAAGAAAGTCCAGAAAGATGGTGTTTGGATCAACAGAGAAGCTTATCTTCTTAATGATATATCTGGACAAGCCTTGAGAGGTGAAATAATGGCCATTATGGGTCCTAGTGGTGCTGGAAAATCCACTTTTCTTGATGCCATTGCCGGACGAATTGCTCGTGGTAGCCTTGAAGGAACTGTTCGAATTGATGGCAAACCA GTGACAACAAGTTACATGAAGATGATCTCCTCTTATGTAATGCAAGATGATCAGCTCTTCCCTATGTTGACAGTTTTCGAGACGTTTATGTTTGCAGCTGAAGTCAGGCTTCCACCATCAATATCTAGAgcagagaagaagaaaagagtCCACGAACTTCTCGAACAATTAAGCTTAACG AGTGCAACACACACGTACATAGGAGATGAAGGAAGAAGAGGAGTGTCTGGTGGAGAACGTCGAAGAGTCTCAATAGGGATTGACATAATCCATAAGCCATCTCTGTTGTTTCTTGATGAACCTACATCTGGTCTTGATTCTACAAGTGCTTTTAGTGTTGTTGAAAAAGTGAAAGACATAGCTAAAAGTGGTAGCATAATCCTCATGACCATCCACCAGCCTTCTTTCAGAATCCAAATGCTCCTCGACCGCATCACAGTCCTTGCAAG GGGAAGACTTGTATATTTGGGAAGTCCAACAGGGGTAGCAGCTTTTCTAGCTGGTTTTGCAAGACCAGTTCCAGATGGTGAAAACAGCTTAGAGTACCTCCTAGATGTGATCAAAGAGTATGATGAATCAACTGTGGGACTTGATCCCCTTGTCTTGTATCAAAGGGATGGCATCAAACCTGATCAAGCAGCTAAAACCCCTCTCCGAAAACCACCAAAAACGCCTCGTACTCCTTATGCAAAGTCACCTTGGACCAGACATATCAGCCTCCGCAGCTCTCATTTCTCCGCTGGAAACGTGAATTCCCAAAGAGATCGTAAAGATCAGTCTGACTCAGATGTTAATAATTTTGGTTATGATGACGAGGACGATGAGGAGGATTTTGATAACTCGTTGGAAAGGAAGGTTCCTCAAACGCCTATGAGTATGCAGAGCGGGATTCATCCCCGTTTGGCTTCACATTTCTACAAAGATTTCTCTGTTTGGCTATACAATGGCGTTAAAGGTACTCCTCGTCGTCCACCAACATGGAACTCCCATCTTGGTGTAAAATCAAGCATGTCTTCGGGTCAATTCTCAATGACTCAACAAACACCTTCACGTGTTAAAACACCAGCAGCATCAGCAATTTTTACCCCTGGACGAGAAGTAATAGAGTACTCATCGTATAATCCATCGTACGAAGAAGTATTTGAAATCGAAGAAATACTCGATGAGCCAATTCATAGGCACAAATTCGCAAATCCATGGCTTAGAGAAGTTGCAGTCCTCTGTTGGCGTACTACATTGAACGTAATTCGCACCCCTGAACTCTTCCTCTCTCGTGAAATCGTCTTAACGGTCATGGGACTTGTCCTGtcttctttcttccaaaggcTAAATCATTTCGACTTTAAAACAATCAACCATCTCCTCAACTTCTATATATTCACAATTTGCCTCGTGTTTTTCTCCTCGAATGATGCTGTTCCAACTTTCATACAAGAACGTTTCATCTTTATTCGTGAGACATCTCACAATGCTTATAGAGCTTCTTCttatgtcatttcttctcttaTAGTATACCTCCCTTTTTTCGCGATCCAAGGCTTCACATTCGCTGTCATAACGCAATACATTCTTCGAATAAACAGCAGCATTTTAAGCTTTTGGCTCATACTCTACTCCTCACTTATAACTAGCAATGCTTATGTGATGTTAGTGAGTGCACTTGTTCCAAGTTACATCACGGGGTACGCGGTCGTTATAGCAACCACAGctctttttttccttacttgtggatttttcttgaagagGACTCAAATTCCTTTGGTTTGGAGATGGCTGCATTACATTTCAGCAATCAAATATCCATTTGAAGCATTGTTGATTAATGAATTTAAAGGGACAAAACATTGTTACAATGGTGACCTTGCAGATCTTTCACCTGGTCCTTTAGGAGATGTGAAGATTAGTCAATTGCATAAGGATTCTGTTGCTAGAGGTGATTTGTCACAAAATTGCACATTGGTTGGAGAAGATGTGCTGTTTTCAATGGACATTACAAAGGAGAATATATGGCTGGATATTGTGATCTTGTTGGCTTGGGGAGTTCTTTATCGTCTTTTCTTCTATGTAGTTCTAAGGTTTTACtcaaagaatgaaagaaaatga